A part of Solenopsis invicta isolate M01_SB chromosome 2, UNIL_Sinv_3.0, whole genome shotgun sequence genomic DNA contains:
- the LOC105199066 gene encoding uncharacterized protein KIAA1841 homolog, which translates to MESEKINNFALNASTILRACASASNEAERLRSLQEDNHSKLTIGAFFEFMRTAYQVNDSCEGLATILSANSEIDWHELAKINLDLETREDNDCSSNTQERRNKNDNPIKALLMQTINNKEASASTSKSAISSQSSAISCNSISDTSNKNGSSKESIGVENSFKCSETGDGVKETNQLPDSQVQNEKEKALQTKERLEESESGLAKVMKENLRDILHEGLLDSVLPYMLPKSALSQPVIKKSAAVTDVKKSSSLNNIIESKTSTHKERDKEKSKASKKSSESEVEIHVCDEDKNIKKNFRCPQKLLIQKMCYFADVTAGQKLDEIDISVHCDVVIFDWLMRWVKKDIIKKSEWPVLEANNVIPIMVSACFLQMEPLLENCLQYCHDNMADILKTSTILTCLDDNLLTRLADLFTNEDVEMLKDKKDKIQSRLFCKLIMSLVEATPDNKKGHYSSLAMMFRCGKCGKNVIQSISDFVPCIPSAMKIDNKGAIHSKHVRDLTWTLNDYIVALRSELRSWRKVYWRLWGDCHFLFCQYCNVYFPIHQLGWCCYHPEPAQFFVNEQQRPVPFPLGRYPCCSQSAYRFEALPNQSGCRYKEHIPDIKGEKESSTLNILTAHREVITLEAPQLFFPEKITRLVTRDPSLRPGKLVCKDTMWWNGIELVPQRPKLGLLGKIWGGSGLRRLLQAQDSQKSLQKLYRRISVTTDVSSPTSSITDEDDEDDGGTVYDDSEDDESYYSEESNTLCALKSTAKAKHQNNHKSNGRCWSGNLNVRHNQDNQRDFEERAAAQMIALLTKRTVTENLLSKFNNKQHVSKTKQPVGGTYMKLEAEFRERLTQSYKYKNPLVGKTRIKSNKS; encoded by the exons ATGGAGTccgaaaaaataaacaattttgctTTAAACGCAAGCACGATATTAAGAGCATGTGCTTCGGCGAGCAACGAAG CCGAGAGATTGCGAAGCCTCCAGGAAGACAATCACTCCAAGTTAACGATCGGGGCGTTTTTCGAATTTATGAGAACTGCGTATCAAGTCAACGACAGCTGCGAGGGTCTGGCCACGATACTGAGCGCCAACAGCGAAATCGACTGGCACGAGTTAGCGAAGATCAATTTAGACCTAGAAACACGCGAGGACAATGATTGCAGCTCTAACACTCAAGAACGGCGAAACAAGAACGATAATCCCATAAAGGCGTTATTGATGCAGACGATAAATAATAAGGAAGCGAGTGCGTCTACGTCGAAGAGTGCGATAAGCTCGCAGTCTTCCGCGATATCCTGTAATAGTATCTCTGACACGAGCAATAAGAATGGCTCGTCGAAGGAATCTATTGGCGTAGAGAATTCTTTTAAATGTTCAGAGACAGGAGATGGCGTTAAAGAAACGAATCAGTTACCCGATAGTCAAGTCCAGAATGAAAAGGAAAAAGCATTGCAGACTAAGGAACGTTTAGAAGAGAGTGAAAGTGGTTTAGCGAAAGTCATGAAGGAGAATTTGAGAGATATTTTGCACGAAGGATTACTGGACTCCGTTTTGCCGTACATGCTCCCAAAGTCTGCTCTATCACAGCCCGTTATTAAAAAGTCTGCTGCAGTTACGGATGTTAAAAAGAGTTCCTCTTTGAATAACATAATTGAAAGTAAGACCTCGACCCATAAGGAGAGAGACAAGGAAAAGAGCAAGGCGAGCAAGAAATCGTCGGA GAGCGAAGTGGAAATCCATGTATGCGACGAAGATAAGAATATCAAAAAGAACTTTCGGTGTCCGCAGAAGCTTCTCATAcagaaaatgtgttattttgcTGACGTTACAGCGGGACAGAAGCTCGACGAGATAGACATATCGGTACACTGCGACGTGGTTATTTTCGACTGGCTGATGAGATGGGTGAAGAAGGATATCATAAAGAAGTCAGAGTGGCCGGTTTTAGAGGCGAATAACGTCATTCCGATCATGGTATCCGCCTGCTTTCTACAAATGGAACCACTCTTGGAAAATTGCCTTCAATATTGTCACGACAATATGGCAGATATCTTAAAGACGTCAACAATCTTGACATGTCTAGATGATAATCTTCTCACAAG ATTGGCTGATTTATTTACTAACGAAGATGTCGAAATGCTAAAAGacaagaaagataaaattcaGAGTCGTTTGTTCTGTAAGTTAATCATGTCTCTAGTAGAGGCTACTCCAGATAACAAAAAAGGACACTATAGCTCATTGGCTATGATGTTTAGATGTGGAAAGTGTGGCAAGAATGTTATACAATCGATTTCCGATTTTGTGCCTTGCATTCCAAGTGCAATGAAAATTGATAACAAGGGAGCTATTCACAGCAAGCATGTCAG AGATTTGACATGGACGTTGAACGATTACATCGTTGCCTTGCGATCGGAGTTGCGTTCTTGGCGCAAAGTGTATTGGAGATTGTGGGGAGACTGCCATTTCTTGTTCTGTCAATACTGCAATGTGTACTTCCCGATACATCAGCTTGGTTGGTGTTGTTACCATCCAGAGCCTGCACAATTCTTCGTAAACGAGCAACAAAGGCCTGTGCCTTTCCCATTGGGAAGATACCCGTGTTGTAGTCAATCTGCTTATAGATTTGAAGCTTTACCCAATCAAAGTGGATGCAGATACAAA GAGCACATACCAGATATAAAAGGCGAGAAAGAATCAAGTACGTTAAATATCCTGACAGCGCACAGAGAAGTGATAACTTTGGAAGCACCCCAGCTTTTTTTCCCTGAAAAAATCACACGGCTAGTAACACGCGACCCGTCTCTTCGTCCTGGCAAATTAGTGTGCAAGGATACAATGTGGTGGAATGGCATAGAACTCGTGCCACAGAGACCAAAACTTGGTCTGCTCG gAAAGATTTGGGGAGGTTCGGGACTTCGTCGATTGCTCCAAGCGCAAGATTCGCAAAAGTCTTTGCAGAAACTTTATCGGCGAATTTCCGTAACCACCGATGTTTCATCTCCCACTTCCTCGATTACGGACGAGGACGACGAAGACGATGGTGGGACCGTGTACGATGACAGCGAGGACGACGAATCTTACTACAGTGAAGAATCCAATACCTTATGCGCTTTGAAATCAACAGCTAAAGCAAAACATCAGAATAATCACAA GAGCAACGGTAGATGTTGGAGCGGAAACTTGAATGTAAGACACAATCAAGATAATCAGAGAGATTTTGAGGAACGAGCCGCGGCGCAAATGATAGCTCTTCTGACAAAGAGAACAGTCACGGAAAACTTGCTAtcgaaatttaataacaaacaaCACGTCTCTAAAACTAAACAACCTGTTG GTGGAACATATATGAAATTAGAAGCCGAGTTTCGCGAACGGTTAACCCAGTCTTACAAATACAAGAATCCTCTGGTAGGAAAGACTCGTATCAAATCAAATAAATCTTGA
- the LOC105199065 gene encoding deoxyhypusine hydroxylase, whose translation MVQASESDILAIGGVLNDSARPLKERFRALFTLKNIGGATAIDQIHACFKDPSALLKHELAYCLGQMRDPAAISILTSVLEDLSQEPMVRHEAGEALGAIGDTSVIPLLEKYCKDPVPEVAETCELALNRLRWLNSNDNDKDLQSNPYSTIDPAPPAKITDVSVLKDILLDESKSLFDRYRAMFSLRNLGTTESILALAEGLKTGSALFKHEVAFVLGQLQNEASVPGLQASLEDTEENEMVRHECAEALGSIATPECYEILNRYLNDSKRVVHESCVIALDMCDYENSAEFQYADTLTKLPAA comes from the exons ATGGTTCAAGCGAGCGAAAGTGATATCTTGGCTATAGGCGGAGTTCTGAATGATTCCGCCAGACCTCTGAAAGAAAGATTTCGCGCTCTGTTCACTTTGAAGAACATTGGTGGTGCAACGGCGATAGATCAGATCCATGCGTGCTTCAAGGATCCATCGGCACTGTTGAAACACGAACTTGCATACTGTCTGGGTCAGATGCGAGATCCTGCTGCCATTAGTATCTTAACAAGTGTCCTGGAGGATTTGTCACAGGAGCCGATGGTACGTCATGAGGCTG GAGAAGCATTAGGTGCTATCGGTGATACAAGTGTGATTCCGTTGTTAGAAAAGTATTGCAAAGATCCTGTACCTGAAGTAGCTGAGACGTGTGAGTTGGCCCTAAACAGATTGAGATGGTTAAATTCTAACGATAATGATAAGGACTTGCAAAGTAATCCCTACTCGACCATTGATCCCGCGCCACCAGCAAAGATAACAGATGTGAGTGTTCTAAAGGATATTTTACTGGATGAGAGCAAATCGCTGTTCGACAGATATAGAGCGATGTTCTCACTAAGAAACTTGGGCACCACAGAGAGCATTCTTGCCCTTGCGGAag GTTTGAAGACTGGCAGCGCCCTGTTCAAGCACGAGGTAGCGTTTGTGCTGGGACAACTTCAAAACGAGGCGTCCGTGCCGGGGTTACAAGCATCGCTGGAGGACACGGAAGAGAACGAGATGGTCAGGCACGAGTGTGCGGAAGCCTTGGGTTCCATCGCCACTCCCGAGTGCTACGAGATATTGAACAGATACCTCAACGATAGTAAAAGAGTCGTCCACGAGAGCTGCGTCATCGCTTTGGACATGTGCGACTATGAGAACAGTGCAGAATTTCAATACGCAGATACGCTGACCAAACTTCCTGCTGCATGA